One part of the Desulfatiglans sp. genome encodes these proteins:
- a CDS encoding M56 family metallopeptidase gives MDLHSLVTNIRSAELIFNLVIQIITVSLAGWIIMKIWRPRSAPARSAGYLAVLISIAIIPVMTLMFNINRIAWFQPTIELNQPYKQQYEEPYSHTAQKPEAIPVKDSSQSKTYKNTYNENYLSFIKGYWIIQVVNIFGAFWIAGFIAFILRLGFKLSFLKGYMHNLKTDDRERLKKVYSTIMHVFKNRPMPEIFFSSSLSSPVTVGIIKPVMILPMEVEYIADDELKSILLHELAHIFHGDNFTGFFQHLLSSVFWWNPIIYRLNSEYSDSREDVCDNYAINVLQSPKKYAATLLNLVEKTCLFSTMPAAAGMSLSKKTLEHRVRELLKIDRDLSTLIKPSFMLFSLTILILISYFGLGMRICFKERDDSGRIEYSKESQKANINYTIDPSPGEGWQERPEVPFNDFLFVLPDKNTMIYVAGIPATEGSQWMSAEDFFRTWSEGMRDKYHYKDFKIESSGKTTLDGHEAYYATYEFVFNFNNKKETVYIIHDEKSFYRFRYASQKDTFNENLQTFEKYVRSFKVGM, from the coding sequence ATGGATCTACATTCTCTTGTTACAAATATCAGATCAGCAGAGCTGATCTTTAATCTTGTAATCCAGATAATAACAGTCTCCCTGGCTGGCTGGATAATCATGAAGATATGGAGACCAAGATCTGCGCCTGCCCGGAGTGCTGGATATCTTGCCGTATTGATCTCCATTGCGATCATTCCTGTTATGACTCTCATGTTTAACATTAACCGGATCGCCTGGTTTCAACCAACCATAGAACTTAACCAACCATATAAACAACAATATGAGGAGCCTTATTCGCATACTGCACAAAAACCTGAGGCAATACCTGTAAAAGACAGCAGCCAATCTAAAACGTATAAAAATACTTATAATGAAAACTACCTATCTTTTATTAAAGGTTACTGGATTATCCAGGTAGTCAACATATTCGGGGCATTCTGGATCGCCGGATTTATAGCCTTTATTCTGCGCCTGGGGTTTAAGCTCTCCTTTTTAAAAGGCTATATGCATAATCTTAAGACTGATGACAGGGAGAGGCTGAAAAAGGTCTACAGCACCATAATGCATGTATTTAAAAACAGGCCCATGCCTGAAATATTTTTTTCTTCTTCACTTTCATCGCCTGTAACAGTTGGGATTATCAAGCCGGTAATGATCCTTCCAATGGAAGTCGAATACATTGCAGATGATGAATTAAAAAGCATCCTTTTACATGAACTTGCCCATATTTTTCATGGTGATAATTTTACAGGGTTTTTCCAGCACCTTCTCTCCTCGGTTTTCTGGTGGAATCCGATTATTTACCGGCTCAATTCGGAATACTCCGACTCCAGGGAAGATGTTTGTGATAATTACGCTATCAATGTATTACAAAGCCCCAAAAAATATGCAGCCACCCTGCTTAATCTTGTGGAAAAGACATGCCTTTTTTCCACTATGCCTGCTGCCGCAGGTATGTCTCTTTCTAAAAAAACTCTTGAGCACAGGGTGCGGGAACTATTAAAGATAGATCGGGATTTAAGCACGCTGATCAAACCATCCTTTATGCTTTTCTCTTTGACAATATTAATCCTTATATCTTACTTCGGACTTGGAATGAGGATATGTTTTAAGGAAAGGGATGATTCCGGAAGAATTGAATACTCTAAAGAGAGTCAAAAAGCGAATATCAATTACACTATTGATCCCTCTCCAGGAGAAGGATGGCAGGAAAGACCTGAAGTGCCATTTAACGATTTCCTTTTTGTTCTTCCGGATAAAAATACAATGATATATGTGGCTGGCATTCCTGCCACTGAAGGAAGCCAATGGATGAGCGCAGAAGACTTTTTCAGGACCTGGAGTGAGGGGATGCGGGATAAATACCACTATAAAGATTTTAAAATTGAATCGAGTGGAAAAACAACCTTAGACGGCCATGAGGCATATTATGCCACATATGAATTCGTGTTTAATTTCAACAACAAAAAAGAGACGGTATATATTATTCATGATGAGAAATCTTTTTACCGGTTTCGTTATGCCAGTCAAAAGGATACCTTCAATGAAAATCTTCAAACATTTGAAAAGTATGTCAGGAGCTTTAAGGTTGGAATGTAG
- a CDS encoding BlaI/MecI/CopY family transcriptional regulator yields MSYNLPKLTDPEFEIMKIVWDRGQVTINEVLDAVNSLHNRDLKRTTIQVQMKRLEEKGWLKHHEDGRNFLYEATREKEDVAREITGDIKKRIFDGSYANLVKALFHGSDVTKDEIKRIRKILDDYEGK; encoded by the coding sequence ATGTCTTATAATTTACCAAAACTCACAGACCCTGAATTTGAGATTATGAAGATAGTGTGGGACAGAGGGCAGGTGACCATTAATGAGGTGCTTGATGCAGTCAACTCCCTGCATAACCGCGATCTAAAAAGAACCACCATTCAGGTGCAGATGAAGCGTCTTGAAGAAAAGGGGTGGCTTAAACATCATGAAGATGGAAGAAACTTTTTGTATGAGGCTACCCGTGAAAAGGAAGATGTGGCGCGCGAAATCACAGGTGATATTAAAAAGAGGATATTTGACGGCTCTTACGCTAACCTTGTAAAGGCGCTGTTTCATGGTTCTGATGTTACAAAGGATGAGATAAAACGAATAAGAAAGATTTTAGATGACTATGAAGGGAAATAG